One part of the Humulus lupulus chromosome 9, drHumLupu1.1, whole genome shotgun sequence genome encodes these proteins:
- the LOC133802099 gene encoding uncharacterized protein LOC133802099 — MSHYEGEEMDHVADDNEMAEGDDIMYLRGTENGDSDSDSDDEEYDNLENKIVDTAADARRGQDIQGIPWERLSISREKYRQARVEQYKNYENVPQSREGSVKEFTPTKKGGLYYEFWRNNRSVKSTILHFQLRNLVWSTSRHDVYLMSNFSVIHWSSLSTKKKEVLDVSRHVAPREKHPGSLLEGFTQTQVSTLAIRDKLLIS; from the exons ATGTCTCATTACGAAGGGGAAGAGATGGATCATGTTGCAGATGATAATGAAATGGCAGAAGGTGATGACATTATGTATTTGCGTGGTACAGAAAATGGTGATTCAGATTCAGATTCAGATGATGAAGAATATGATAATTTG GAGAATAAAATAGTAGATACTGCAGCGGATGCCAGGAGAGGGCAGGATATTCAAGGAATTCCTTGGGAAAGATTGAGCATCTCTCGCGAGAAGTATAGGCAAGCTAGAGTAGAACAGTATAAGAACTATGAAAATGTTCCACAATCAAGAGAAGGTTCAGTGAAG GAATTCACACCAACCAAGAAAGGAGGATTATATTATGAGTTTTGGCGAAATAATAGATCAGTAAAATCAACAATCCTTCATTTCCAA TTGAGGAACTTGGTTTGGTCTACTTCAAGGCATGATGTGTATCTTATGTCAAACTTCTCTGTTATTCACTGGTCTTCATTGAGCACGAAAAAAAAGGAAGTTCTTGATGTTTCTCGGCATGTAGCCCCCCGTGAG aaaCACCCTGGAAGTCTTCTGGAAGGATTTACTCAGACCCAAGTTAGTACTCTGGCTATAAGGGATAAGTTATTAATTTCTTGA
- the LOC133800130 gene encoding uncharacterized protein LOC133800130, giving the protein MVLTSPTGQIETWHLKHYDAEKGWTGIELGPLYDKMMELRGQHPPEELSDKEIMEGVLGRDSVYLRGWGRSPSVTTSTSHRENIMGNQPTYEELLERLNDTTSRLNATNEQLSNIYK; this is encoded by the exons ATGGTATTAACTTCTCCTACCGGTCAAATTGAGACATGGCATCTAAAGCATTATGATGCTGAGAAAGGATGGACTGGAATAGAGCTCGGGCCATTATAT gaTAAAATGATGGAGTTAAGGGGTCAACATCCTCCAGAAGAACTGTCTGATAAAGAGATTATGGAGGGTGTACTTGGACGTGATTCGGTATACTTGCGAGGGTGGGGGCGGTCTCCTAGTGTCACAACTTCTACTTCACATCGTGAAAATATTATGGGTAATCAACCAACTTATGAAGAGTTACTTGAACGACTTAATGATACAACTTCCCGCCTTAATGCTACTAACGAACAACTTAGT aacATTTACAAATAA